Genomic DNA from Paenibacillus borealis:
AACCTATTATCTGGTTGATTCCTCCAGCTTCCCGCCGGCTGCATTAGTAGATCTGCAACCCGCCGACCCGGCAGCTCCGCAGCTTGCAGCCGGAGATCCGGTGCGGAAGAGCATAGCTGCCGTTAAGCACCGGGAGCTTCAGTCCGCCTGGAAGCTGGCTGATCTGGCCCCGGATAGGGAGCTGTATCTGGTCCAGTTCACAAGGCAGGATAAGGATATGCTCTTCAGTCTTGTCCTGAATGAAGACGGGAAGCTCAGCTTCATGGATTATCCCGCTGTTATGGAGAGCGATGAATATTCGGTCTGGCGTGTTGATGACGGCGGTGAGATGCGGCCGGAGATGTTCTCGTTATTGTTTGCGGCACAGTCGGCGGACGGATTACTGCTCGGGCTGAACTGGTGGGGAGCGGAGGGAGTGAACTCCTTCTTCCTGTTACAGCAGGGCAATACCTTCAAAGAACTGGAGATCCAATACGGCCGGTATACTTCGCCTATATAAGGCGGGGGATTAGACCGCTAACGAAGACAAAGGCTCCCCGTCACCTTTTGGTGACAGAGGAGCCTTTGCCGGATATGGCAGGAGGATTAGACTTCGTATCATAGATGATCCTTCTATTTTGCGCTGGCGCGGGATCGTCCTTATTGATTTGACCGCTTTTCCCGCTTGGCTTAAATGCCTTGATCAGAGGCCGGAACAGGAGATAACCCAGCACACCCCCAAGCGTATTCAGAATGAGATCGTCCACATCAAAGGTTCCGATGGAGAATACCGCCTGCGCACATTCAAGCACCGCACTTAATGCGAAAGAGCGCAGCAGAACACCGGTGAAGGAGCCGCCGCCTTTTCCATTCGGGGACAGTAGCACAAGGAATATGCCATAAGGGATAAACAAGGCAATATTTCCCGCGAAATTAAGCATGGTAGTAGGTGTGAGATGATGATACGTATTGGACAGGGTAGCGAGCGGAACAAAGTTTCCTGTGCGCAGACTGCCGGCGATATTATCCGGGCTCTTCTGCAGCTGCTGCCAGAGAAAGCTGAAGTTAATCGAACCAAACTTGAATAAGATGATTTTGAAGAGTACATAGATGTATACGGCGAAAAGTGCCTGCAACCCGTATATTCTCAGTTTGTGTGCCGGATTCATTCCGCATCACCGCCTTCTCTTAGGTTATATTGTTATATGGCTTGGCTCTTATGGATATACCGTCATAATAACGCCGTCTATATTGTTGCCCGAGAACTCGACATGCCGGCCTTCAGGTGTAGGAACCGGAGTATTTCCAGTGACCGCAATATACGAGATCTGATATTCCGTATCGTTAACGGTAGCGGTGATT
This window encodes:
- a CDS encoding VanZ family protein — protein: MNPAHKLRIYGLQALFAVYIYVLFKIILFKFGSINFSFLWQQLQKSPDNIAGSLRTGNFVPLATLSNTYHHLTPTTMLNFAGNIALFIPYGIFLVLLSPNGKGGGSFTGVLLRSFALSAVLECAQAVFSIGTFDVDDLILNTLGGVLGYLLFRPLIKAFKPSGKSGQINKDDPAPAQNRRIIYDTKSNPPAISGKGSSVTKR